The proteins below come from a single Malus sylvestris chromosome 3, drMalSylv7.2, whole genome shotgun sequence genomic window:
- the LOC126616334 gene encoding uncharacterized protein LOC126616334 codes for MTIVLGQEEVGWMLLVVVLWAVVVARLSHHYGADAAQGSSNTAAKEYRRQWRKITTQGGTSETQDHLKRKITTDGTSYTADKVEKYRQQRGVTLLGRNVPKPIRIFDDSRFSTTAWGST; via the exons ATGACTATCGTTCTCGGACAAGAAGAAG TGGGTTGGATGTTGTTGGTGGTGGTGCTATGGGCGGTTGTCGTCGCTCGGTTATCACATCATTATGGTGCTGATGCTGCTCAAGGCTCCTCAAATACTGCGGCGAAGGAGTATAGGAGGCAGTGGAGGAAAATTACCACTCAAGGCGGCACGTCTGAAACGCAGGACCACCTAAAGAGAAAAATTACTACTGATGGCACCTCTTATACGGCTGACAAGGTCGAGAAGTATAGGCAACAGAGGGGAGTCACTCTTCTAGGCCGTAATGTTCCAAAACCCATCAGGATTTTCGATGACTCTAGGTTTTCAA